ggagttcgtcaacgcctgcccggtgtttgctgccaataaaacttcccgcctacggcccgttggtgagttgcaacccctgtccatcccctttcgtccgtggtcacacatcgcgatggacttcgttactggcctgccgccttcacaagggaacacagtggtgctgtccatagtggaccgtttctccaagatggtccacttcgtgccgctcccgaagatcccgtcggccaagcagacagcccagttggtattagacgaggtcgtccgttaccacggtctaccccaggagatcgtttcggacaggggtccgcaattcagcgcccgtttctggaaggagttctccAACCTCATcagcgcttcagcaagtcggacatcgggtcatcacccagagtctaattgccagactgagaggattaaccaggaattagagaccggtcttcgatgtctggtatccagggaccagagcacgtggagccagcacatcaagtgggtggagtatgcccacaattccctaccctccgcttcaactggtatggctccactccatgtcgtgcatgggtatcctccgtccctgtttcctccactggtcacagaatccacagttccgtcggccctggccgtggtgcgacgctgcaaacggacctgggaagcagctcggaggacactgctgcgcatgagcagcgcctacaaggccgcagcagaccgcaagaggagggccacaccagagctcagagtgggacagcgagtgtggctctccaccaaagatgtcccgctgcggacggaatcccgcaaacttgctcccaggttcgttggcccgttccctgtttccaaggttattaacccggtcgccgtctcgttgaaactgcccaggtcgatgagggtgcaccctacgttccacgtcagcagacttcgcccgaatcgcacgtcgtcgctggctcctccgctcaagtcccccccgcccccccgcatggtcgacggtgggttgctgtcttcccgccgcagagggaggggggtccggaggagcgctcttggattccctcccgcttcgtcgtggaccgctcccgcatcagggactttcacgcggctcaccctgatgcgcctgggccgtccagagccgacagttgggggggggggggtactgtcatgatcctggattccagccagggctgggcgtggccgtctaatcggaagggtcacacctgcgcctcatgacctccgattagacccagtacatataggacccgggggacgacagagactctgctagatcgttgcctctcatgcctcgttcccactctaccgtactcctgacgtctacctcccgtgtaccgaccaacgcctgtctcccgacctaccctgtaagcctgccgttactgatcttgctgcttttttggactgactccctggtaaccgacattggaacgaataaaggcttattccgcactgcttacctctcacctgagtcgtgcatttgggtccacccccgagtctcgtccgtgacaaaaACACATATTACCTAATCATTTTGGGGGGCTTGAGAAGTTTTTAGGGGAGCTGAAGCCTCCCAAAAGTAAACGTTGTGACACCCCTGCTGCAGTGTACTGGGCGCAGCTTAGCTCTACTAAGatcagtttttcatttcaaaatagtacattcattttctgagccgcttatcctcatgagggtcatgggagtggtggagcctatcccagcctgtCATCAGGCgggaactggttgtcagccaattgtgGAAAATTCAAAACAGTTTTCTAAATcagattaattgaaaaaattatTATGGATAAATAATCGTGAGTTGCACCCCTAGAGACTATCCATGTCAATATGGGTACAAACCATGCAGTGAAAACGGGCAATTAAGCCCTAAAATCCATCAGGAGAGAAGCCTGTCTGTCCTGCCTTTGCTTATCTGATATATGCTGGAAGTAAAGAcgcattttcaaaaacataatgCAGAAGGAAGCACTGAAATGATATTCATATTCATGGAACACACGAGTAAAATGAGCAAAACATCTGAGTCTGCCAAAAAATGGTCTTGCCACTCTTCAAGGACGAAGAAACTTCTGAGATTGTTTTGAGTCATCCACTTAATCATTGTTTCAAACAAATGTGGTGTGAATGCGTGAAGACTGCATGAAATGATGCCAAATCTTAAACAAGATCACAGTGTAAAAACAACCTTGCTTGTCTGATATCAAAGCCATCAATTTCAATGTGCCCAGAGAGACAGAAAATCAGGCCACAGACTCCCATAGAGGAAAAGAAACATACAAAATAAGACACAAGTAGAACCCATTtatgcacacataaacaaaaataGTACAAGCTTAAATCGTTCTCTCTGAGGAAATATGAGAAGTCACATGACTCGTAATCCAAATGGGACGTAATCTGAGTGAATGTGCTTTTGGATTATCAATCTGTTACCTTCTAATCTGAAATGAGAGTTTATGAAGGAGCCTCAGTATACTCTGTGCAGATACAGCAGTGTTTCATAGATCACCATACATAACAGTTGTGCTGTTTGCCCAATCAAGATACGATCAAGATACTGGTTGGAATACAGACCAGCATCATTTCAGAACAAAAGcttcatgaaaaaaacagttcaaattGACGAATATGTGCTGCCATTAAGGCTGAAAGTAGAGTATAAAGAACGACATGAAAACAGCATCACACAGCAAAACCTTCCTGGTCGTATTATTGGTAAAACAACCTACTTGTAACATCACACAGCATATTAAAcactttaaaacacaaaaagacatAAATAAATTTGTTCACTATTTCAATTTACCTTTATCCTCAACTAAGTCACTTTATTCTCCTTCTGTATAAAGCCCCATTTCCTCATtattcaaattgttttcattattaatatatttttagaaaattgtaggaaatatttatatatatatacattttatacatTAATTGGCCAATTCTACTTTATACCATATAATATtttcatgtttgaaaaacattcataaagGTTATTAGTTTTACAGAAGTGGAAAAACATACGTGTATGTCAtacttacatccatccattttctgagccgcttatcctcacgggggctgcgggagtgctagagctcAACTCAATCTATCTTTGGacagaaggtggggtacaccttgaattggttgccagctaatcacagggcacaaaaacatacaactatttgcactcacaatcaacccTAAGGAAAATTTTTCATCTCcaatgaatgtgtgtttttggtacgtgggagaaaaccgaagttgccagagaaaacccacgcagggatggggagaacatgcaaagagcacacaggcagggctgggatttgaaccccagtccagagacctgtgaggccaatgttctcaACAGTTTAACCAGTTGCTTCACAGTGCTGCCTTcacatttaaacacacacaaatataaaattagTCATTTTGAAAGAGCCAACGTACTGGAATTGTGTTTGTGCAAATTTGACTGGAAGTAGAATCTCGTGGATATTTTTACTCTATGAATGTGGATCGCTCCAACAATATGATGTTGTGATGCCACCTAGTGTTGACAATCACACTAATAATAGTACAACACTGCAGCGTAAAGGAAACATCTGTAGTTTATTCAGAATACAGTGTAAAAATTGCCCCTCCACTGAGAAACTGTAATACAGAACACAAAATttgaatgttaattttttttttccaacaatgcGAGAAACTAAAGACTGCATGGATTGGGAAATCAATAAAGATTTAAGAAGAGTTAAAGGTTAGTTTTCTGAAAAGGTGATACCCAAAAGTgatcatttcttcattgcatgcCAAATATGGAACATATCATTACTAGAATTAGGTTTAGAAGTAGTCTATGACTGATAATATCTTGGCTCAAATTAAATTTGCCTGCAATATCACTTGCTGCATTTGCCAGCCTCGTCTTTGCCCCTGTCCCGCGGTATGCGGCCCATGTTGTAAAACTCCAAGTTTGGCCGCATGTCAGTGAGGTGGGCGAGTCGGTTAGACATTGAGAAGAAGGCTGCAATGGCAGCAATGTCCCAGGCATCCTCGCAATCAAAGCCAACTTGCTCCAAAGACTTAAAGTGCTGTTCTGTGATAGTGTCCGCGCGGCACACGGCCATCGCAAAATCCAACATGGCACGTTCTCGCGGTTGCAGCTCTGCGCTCTCATAGTTGACGACAACCTGAGGGAGAGGTCAGGCGTACATGAGGATATTCCCATGTGAGCTATCAGCAGAAAATGTACTAAAAGTTAAGTATGCCATACATTAATGAACACGATACGAAATGCAAGTGTTGAGTAAATATGTACAATGACAATGAACAAGACTCCCCCCGCCTTTCCCTAATGCCCTGAGAAAATAAATCTGGACCGAGCTTCATTGAGAAGTATTAAGCTGACTCTGCTGGTTACATCCATCAATTCCCctcacctcttatcctcacttggggtTGGGGTGGGCTGGCACCAATCGCAGCAGATTTtgtgcaagaggcagggtacaccccgaactatTTACCAGCCAATGGAAGGGCACAGCtataaaaacaaccattcacaccaacGTACAATTAACAGTCCTTAATTAACCTACCCATGCGCTTTTTTTAGtaagtgggaagaaaccagagtacccggagaaaactcacacggGCCCAAGAAGAATATGTCAATTtaacacaggcgaggctggatttgaacccacaaatgtgaggcagatttcCTAACCACTTGTCTGCCCTGCTTGCTTTGTATCTCTAactatccatttttgtttttgtgtactaCAACAGAAAGGTATCTGATGAAACCAATTAAACGTCAATTACACGAGAGGAAAGTCAGTTGATGTTATTGATGATACCTGGTCTGAAAGGGTGGGGTTCTTTGAGTATATCCGGTGAAGTGCACTATGGGAAACCACACAGTAAAGGCACTTATTATGAATGCTGGTGGCCACCACAATCAGCTCACGATCTGCCTTGGTGAGTCCACCTGGAAGACAAAGAATCTCAGTAGATATTGACCTATTGATAGGTTCCCAATTACCCGTCATGCCATGAAacagccgccatcttgtgtgtcatagaggtcagagaacattGGTGatatgtgaagtttttttttctatcattaatttatccgattggtctaagagtTATGACGTCGTAGAAAAAGTgactcctgggactgtggtgacgtcatcggaaacctatccatacaaACTTTGACGGCATTATGCACTTAACTTGCTAAGCAAATGAATTTCAAAGATATAGAAAGGCAACAGacattttgtggcttttttcccccatctgcTTTTGTAAACAGTAATTTGTCTATTGGGATCATctctaataaaaatatatagtatcaacatttttgttttaaacggAGAAACAACTCCATTGAATGGAGGGATTTAGTGTGGAATTTATTTTGTCAATTAGTCCTACTGTTTCCCAACAATTGGCCTAAGTACAGAACAGTTCACTTAGAAACCCTTTGTAGATACACTAGTTAAATTTCAAACTCGATGAGACAGCGTGCACTCCTTATACACACCCACTTGaactatttgtatacaaaaCACAATAGTTTTCCATAAGTCCCCTTTAAACAAAGCATGACAGACAATATGTATTGAGTATCCTacttgttgttttaaaaaagaaagacaagtaAACACACCTGTTTCCTTGTTCATGAGTTCGTTGTAGTAAGAGAAAAAGGCTCGAAACTCTGAAGGTCTATGAGAGAGGACTTTAAAAACATTGGGTAAGAAGCCTCCCTGTAAACAAACGAGTTGCAGTCACACCTTGTTGAAGTTCAATTTGGaggcctttttttaatttttatctaCCTTAGACTCTACTTCCTCCATCAGTTCCACTATGTCATACGGCAAGTCTTTCTTGTAGGGAACTGGATAGCGACTGATTTTCTGCGGAGTATCATTTGAGAAAAGTCTTGCTACGGAGGGAATCTCCTCCGTTCGCCTGGGCAGAAGCAGGAAGCCCGACCGCGGGGATATCTGGACGGAACCAAGACAGTTACAAGAGACACACGGACAGCAAACGCATAACGAATTATTTGATTGGGAACTTACAAGGCGAGTGGACAACAGCAAGAATCTCCGGACGAATGTACTCCCCATTAGATCCCGTTTTTATTTGCAACGAGCAAATAGAAGCTGGAAGACTGACACAAGAAGctaccttttttaaaaacagattttcacTCTGTCGCTAGCAGAAACGTTTTATATATAGAatagtgtatatatgtatatattactGCTGGTCATGGCAACTTTAACAGCTATCCAATCGCAGTACAGGGTTATGGGTACGCCTATCTCCCAACTCGTCATGAAAAGGGGCGGTCTTGCCGGGCGTCACTTACTTGCGCCGCCTTTTACAACAGTTTACCTCACtttacagtttttcttttgcgACATGTCACTTCCAAATACGTTAGCAGTTTCTAGAACTATCTTTTTCCGGGTTACGCAATTTTTGCTGATATATTTCTTCGCCCGCTAGGGGTCGAGAGTCTACAGTTTTAACAAATATACAGTAGTTGGCCAGAATATCCCATTTGTTGTCCTAAAAGCACTGCAGAAAAATCATTCTTATTTTGGAAACATTAGTTGGACATACATTTGGGAATTGTCCTTTTCACGTCACCTGCTGCAAAATAGTTTACGACACCTGGAAGGCTAAAtgcagggggaaaaaacggAAGTTGAACTGCCTTAACGTCGACAGTTGTAAATAGATAGCGAATAGCATTGCATTAGTCTTTGTACATTTTACGGGCAACTTTCTTATGTCATGTTTATAACTAGTACCTTCTCGGAGAACTGAGTGAACACATAAAGGGGAGAAATGTTTTACCATGTAAGTGTGGGTcttattcacattttaaatcttTCAATGGATGACCTTTGTCATTCATTGCTGGTCAGTGTTTGGTGAATAGGAAAAATCATGTATACCTCAATAATCCGAAAATGCGCCATTACAGGCCAAAGTCAAATTTGACTTTTATTGTGCTGCCATTTTATGTTCACAGATATCACTGGAACATGAAATTTTACTTCACCCGAGATACTTCGGTCCCAACCTCTTAAATACCGTGAAGCAGAAGCTTTTTACTGAAGTGGAGGGTACATGCACCGGAAAGTAAGTACACATTGTGCATTCCGTAAACGACCACGTTAGTCGGGTCTGGTCTAATTTGGGTCCCGCTCATGTGAAGTCTcgatcgtcttttttttttttttttaatacgtttCACACGAATAATCACCAAACGCCAAATGTAGCAGGATTAGGTAATCAAAGTAACAGTAACGACTCCTAGTTTCACAAGATGCAGGTCTACACTGTGGAAAATAGAAGAAACTacattgtgttttaaaaaaaatatttctaccAACTTGGCAATTCTATTTTGACAGTTAGCTCAAACAATACCAAACTATTTTGATTAGGGATAGGCAATTGACCAGTTTCCATTGTCTATGGCGGAGATGAAAAATCCCGACTTTATTTTCTATCCACATATCCTCAGACGGGTGTGGGTCAACTGGAGCCTATCGGAGCTTGCTTTTGGAGAAATGTTGGTCCACCCTGGGTTGGTAACTAGACAATCTCAGGGCAAAAATAGACAAACTATTCCAGAAAACACACCAATGGACAACTTTGAGTCATCAACTAAAACACATGCTATTGGAACGTGGCAGAAAGCAGgaatacttggagaaaacccacacaaccaCACTTTTTTTCTATTACTTTTGTGAGTGAACTAGCCTATCCAAGTTGACTTAAGGCAAAAAGTATCTTCCACCCTAGACTGGTTGGTATTCAAATGCAGAACACATTTAGACAGAGAAATATgagcactcaaattcacaccagTCAACAAGTTAGTTGTCTTTTAAACAAGCAAAGACAGCACAGGGGATACCGTTGTCCTCACACActcaaaaaaaaccaacaacacaatTTTAGGTGAACTGAAGACTCAACTAATAGTTGAGTAGTCAATTGCAcgacacattcatacacatgaGCACTCAAATTCTCACCAGTGAATGAGTTAGTTGAGTCTTCCGTTCACCTAAAATGGTGTTTTTTGGAAAGCGTGAGGAAGCTGGTATCAAACAAGCAAAGACAGCAAAGTGGAGCTTCGTCACACATTCCAATAAACACCATTTTAGGGGAACTGAAGATTCAACAAATAGTTGAGTagtcaattgcaggacacattcaTACACAGAAAACTGAGCACTGAAATTCACACCAGTGAATGAGTTAGTTGAGTCTTAAGAAGGTATCCACTATGCTGTCTTTACTTGTGTAATAACaacttcctcacacattccaaaaaacacaattttaggttaactgaagactcaagtaactcattcactggtgtgaatttgagtgctaatgtttttgtctatatgtgtcctgcaattgactaccaaccagtctagggtgtagcatgccttttgcccaaagtcaacttGGATAGGCTAGCTCACCCACAACAGTAATAGAGACGAGcactaaagaaaatggatggatgggtggaagagCATACTGTTTTTTCAACAATGGGATTTCCAAAATACTATAATACAGGGGTCGGGAGCcaatggctcacgagccataccCGGCTCTTTTgttggttgcatatggctctcAGAGCCCccataatgacatactgtatacaacgggggtctcaaactcaatttaactgGGGGCTGTGTTGGCAGAGTTTGGGTGACGCTGGGCCGCATCAGGATTTGTACAAGAGAAGCTctgattaaaaacattccaaTGTTCTCAAATATCTTTATTTTcttaacatgaaaataaataaaaataattctttaACCTTTAACTTTCTGAACATGAATTGAACATTGAATATGAACTGTTCTGAACATGGCTTCTCTTGCCTACTTCTTGCTGGTAGAAACCTGGCAGCGCTTCTTCTCACATAGCCCAATTGCCCACGATTGTCTGCTTCTCCACTTACCTCTCTGAACTTGGCTTTGAGTTCAGAGTTGCACTGCAGGTCAATGAGTTCCATTTGAAGCACAGGAGGGGCATCTTGCACATCGAATTAGAATGGGTctgcaaaaatttgaaatgtggctGTCTGCGTCTTGAAGTCTCCAAATCTGTAATCAAATTCCCCCTACAGCTTCAAAATGGCCTCGTCTGAGAGACCTGGGCTTTCCAAACACAAGCTTGGTGCTGAATGCCCTCACGTTGTCACAGGCAGCACTGACAAGTTTCCCCTCTCCTTGTAACTTCTTCTTCAGTACATTAAGCTCatatgagattaaaaaaaaaaaaaaaaaaaaaaaagctaagtcCATGTGCCATTTGGGATCCCTTGGCACAGAAACAGCCACCCCATACTTCTCCATGAAGGCTTTCACTTCTGCTctctactgaaaaaaatattttcaatacgTTTCCCCAGCGGAGCCAACGTACTTTGGTGAAGTAGAGCACATCTCCATATTCTGACTCCATTTCCTCTAAAAAAGCACGGAACCTTCTGTGCTTAAGCCCCTGGATCTGATTTGGTTGATGCATTTCACAACGACAGTCATCACATAGTCAAACTTCAGGCATCTGCTGCAAAGACCTATGGCCTCTTCCACAGCCTCCCCTTCCAGTTTCTTTTGAACAAGTGCCACCCGTCCATTTTTTCTCCCTGTCATTGAAGGTGCTTCATCAGTTGTTATTCCAACAAACCTCTTCAATTGCAAACTGGCATTCTCAATGGCATCACGCAGCTGGTGAAATATCTCCTGAGTGGTGGTCTGACCATGCATTGGAAATACTGTGAGCAACTCCTCCAGAttgtttcaaaattgtcatcacTACCAAGGACATATATTGCGAGCTGGGCATTGTCTGTGATGTCTGTGGTTTCATGAAGAGCGATTGAATATACACTGAAACTTTTGGTTTCTCACACAATTGATCATAATTGTCACTTGACATGTCAGAAATGGGCTCTACCTCATTGTTTTCAGAAAGGCTGATGTTGCTAAACAAACCTTTCTTTTCTGGACAGACTATTTGTAGCCTGTAACATGCACTTTTTGACATTCACCTTCTCTGAATGGCTTTCGTGCTTTAGCAATCATCTCACTGACCACGTAGCTAACTTCAACTGCTGCACTATTCTCTTTGGttgctttctttaaaaaatctTGTTGCCTCAGTATACCTGTTTTAAGATTGGCAACCTGGTTGGCTAACGTGTGGATCgttcataaaatgcaaaaatacacgcatttactttttaaaatattttaagactcttttggaattacgttttaaaatatttggcatttatggatCTCAGCCTAAatggttcccgacccctgctgtaatacatttttaccaTTGTTTGAAAATTATATACACATAAGCTTGATTTACTAAGGGTTTGTTTGCACCTGCAGAAACGGGCACAAACTTGATTCCTCATGCAAACTGATGATGAAGCTAATCTATTAACCAGGTACAACCAGAATTCCATCTGTAAATtaatgcagttttgttttttgcatttttgtgaatAATTAAGAACACATTTTTCtatcaagtttttattttaaaatgctcacCTCTACAACACTCCTCACTTTTGcactatttttagaacatgaaGGATACTTGTGGTGCCCAAAAATGGCTTGGTGATAGTATGCGAGGTACATATGACCTACCAAGACTTTCAGAATTGATAACAGGTGTAAAAGGGTAATGTAAAGAGTAGATACATGATTTAACTGTGAAAATCTTCCAAGCAAAATAgataatcatgtttttttcccctcccatcaTGGTGACAGCGCAAGACAGTACAGTTTAAGTGGTTCAAGGACAATTCGAATGAAGTTGGGGtgttatgtaaataaaaacagaatacagtgatTTGTGAATCCAGTCACTGTAATTTGATGGGAGCGaatgcgcccgcgcgccattgCACTCACAAATCTACACAGTCGGCCACGGAAAATCacgtgtgtaaaatttgttacgagtagaaatacatagatattgaaagacgtcacttattttgtgtagtcttgaccagtgTTCCCGCTAAGTTGCGCCACTGCAATAGCGCACTTATCGCAcattctcagcacacatgaaaaccaatccagcgcagtgaaacACAacctgaagtcttttttttttttttttttggtttttaaacacGGGAGCACACGGTGCCTACTTCTAcgtcctagtttacctgacaccacccccctccgctcttaaaaggggatactcataattacaaacagaacacacacacacaacattataTCTGTGTGCAGGACTGGTGGACCAcccctgtaactttatatctccTGGGTATGACTGACAACACCcgtagatttttcaaatatgagtgactagTGAATCCTCTTCAGCTCACAGTACGTGGATAATGTATTCAcacccccttaaatttttcaatctttgttatattgcagccatttcctaaaatctcttttttttttaatacttaaaTGTACACACAGCTCCCCATATCGAAAAATTAATagtggaaaaaaactgaaatatcacagtcACAACTATTCTGATGTATAGTATTTAGTAGAAACACCGATTTGCGCTAATAAAGCCATGAGTCTTTTGAGGAATCATGGAACAAGTTTTTACACACCTGAGTTAatggtctaatccagaggaaatttattttatttgtctatcatacaaatgcagctaaaatttcattaaaaaaatatttaaaaaattctcaacacaacagaaatgaaataaattggcgtcaaagtcagtctcaagattttgttcgaaatgtcaatTAGATTGAGCatatttggacactgtataaagttagtgtgcAGTTGATGCTGAGGTCTGCCTAAAATTCGACTACAGCAGTGTGTCCTCTCatgtgttaggtgcattatttaaaatatgggttaaatctttaaacgcagaacgacACCGACTCAGtcactagtacaacaacaacaaacgactcactgttatgggcaagcagcatcagatgtttaaaaatgtttaaattagaTTATTctgtcaacaaggtgtacgtagatttcttgaggcacctaccagtctgtgttttgggtgcaaagttccacgtcaacctcatcaggtctcgccgaatccttTCCTTGTGTTACATTCGTCAACTCCagttcgaacatatatggttgaattacacctggatgggatgttttttgaat
The sequence above is drawn from the Syngnathoides biaculeatus isolate LvHL_M chromosome 11, ASM1980259v1, whole genome shotgun sequence genome and encodes:
- the si:ch211-175m2.5 gene encoding uncharacterized protein si:ch211-175m2.5, encoding MGSTFVRRFLLLSTRLISPRSGFLLLPRRTEEIPSVARLFSNDTPQKISRYPVPYKKDLPYDIVELMEEVESKGGFLPNVFKVLSHRPSEFRAFFSYYNELMNKETGGLTKADRELIVVATSIHNKCLYCVVSHSALHRIYSKNPTLSDQVVVNYESAELQPRERAMLDFAMAVCRADTITEQHFKSLEQVGFDCEDAWDIAAIAAFFSMSNRLAHLTDMRPNLEFYNMGRIPRDRGKDEAGKCSK